Proteins encoded together in one Juglans regia cultivar Chandler chromosome 9, Walnut 2.0, whole genome shotgun sequence window:
- the LOC108994356 gene encoding elongation factor 1-delta-like, whose amino-acid sequence MAVTFYDVNSPSGLKKLDDYLLTRSYITGYQASKDDLTVYGAIFKAPSAEYVNLSRWFNHIDALLRISGVSGKGCGVTVEGSAPITEEAIATPPVADTKASAAEEDDDDDVDLFGEETEEEKKAAEERASAIKASGKKKESGKSSVLLDVKPWDDETDMKKLEEAVRSVQMEGLFWGASKLVPVGYGIKKLQIMLTIVDDLVSVDSLIEEQLTEEPINEFVQSCDIVAFNKI is encoded by the exons ATGGCAGTCACATTCTATGATGTCAACTCACCCTCTGGCCTGAAGAAACTTGATGATTACCTCCTTACTCGTAGTTACATTACAGG CTATCAAGCTTCCAAGGACGATCTTACTGTATATGGAGCTATTTTCAAGGCTCCATCAGCTGAATATGTTAACTTGTCTCGGTGGTTCAATCATATTGATGCACTCTTGAGGATCTC TGGTGTTTCTGGAAAAGGATGTGGTGTCACTGTTGAGGGATCTGCTCCCATCACAGAGGAGGCAATTGCAACCCCTCCAGTTGCTGACACTAAG GCCTCAGCtgcagaagaagatgatgatgatgatgtagaCCTTTTTGGCGAGGAGACTgaagaggagaagaaggctGCAGAAGAACGTGCTTCTGCCATCAAGGCATCTGGCAAAAAGAAAGAGT CTGGCAAGTCCTCGGTCCTTTTGGATGTGAAGCCATGGGATGATGAAACTGACATGAAAAAACTTGAGGAAGCAGTAAGAAGTGTTCAGATGGAAGGGCTGTTTTGGGGAGCAT CTAAACTGGTCCCGGTTGGGTATGGTATCAAGAAATTGCAGATAATGCTTACCATTGTGGATGACTTGGTATCTGTTGATAGTCTCATTGAGGAACAGCTTACAGAAGAACCAATTAATGAGTTTGTCCAGAGTTGTGATATTGTGGCCTTCAACAAAATAT AA
- the LOC108994354 gene encoding SWI/SNF complex component SNF12 homolog encodes MNHNNTKKNVGASIPFGNSGTVPQSMPMNQNHQTHLLSQSQPQTQSGSHFPGHFQLSEPQTQAIALAQAQAHAQAQAQAAHVQFQAQLQAQVQSVPQLHPGNTSNVGVPSPSVSTPGTGSAKRSSQKPPSRPPGSSNANTGSPYKTMELTPAVRRKKQKLPEKQIPDKVATLLPESALYTQMLELEARVDAALARKKIDIQESLKNPSRVQKTLRIYVFNTFTYQTQTGPENKDAEPPSWSLKIIGRILEDGKDPVVAGVVQKPSTSYPKFSSFFKKITIYLDQSLYPGNHVILWESARSPVLNEGFEVKKKGDKEFTAIIRLEMNYVPEKFKLSPALSEVLGIEVETRPRIVAAIWHYVKVRKLQNPNDPSFFFCDPPLQKVFGEEKIKFATVTQKISQHLTPPPPIHLEHKIKLSGNCPAGTTCYDVLVDVPFQLEKEMNAFLENTERHKEIDACDELICASIKKIHESRRRRAFFLGFSLSPAEFINALIASQSKDLKLAAGDASRNAEKERHSDFYNQPWVEDAVIRYLNRKSAGTDAAGTLK; translated from the exons ATGAATCATAATAACACCAAGAAGAATGTTGGGGCGTCAATCCCTTTTGGTAATTCTGGGACGGTTCCACAGTCTATGCCCATGAACCAGAACCACCAAACCCATCTTCTATCTCAGTCACAACCTCAAACACAAAGTGGGTCTCACTTCCCAGGCCACTTCCAGCTGTCTGAGCCTCAAACTCAGGCAATTGCACTGGCGCAGGCTCAGGCTCATGCCCAGGCACAAGCTCAGGCTGCCCATGTCCAATTCCAAGCTCAGTTACAAGCTCAAGTCCAGTCAGTTCCCCAGTTGCATCCTGGAAATACTAGTAATGTAGGTGTCCCGTCACCTTCTGTTTCGACGCCTGGTACTGGGAGTGCCAAGAGGAGTTCTCAAAAGCCACCTTCTCGGCCTCCTGGTTCATCCAATGCCAACACAGGGTCACCGTACAAGACCATGGAGCTGACCCCTGCTGTTCGTAGAAAGAAGCAGAAGCTACCCGAGAAGCAAATACCGGATAAAGTAGCTACACTTCTGCCAGAGTCTGCTCTTTACACTCAAATGCTCGAACTGGAGGCTCGTGTTGATGCTGCTTTGGCAAGAAAGAAGATTGACATTCAGGAGTCACTTAAAAACCCTTCCCGTGTTCAGAAAACACTTAGGATTTATGTTTTCAACACCTTCACATATCAGACACAAACAGGTCCTGAGAACAAGGATGCAGAGCCTCCTTCTTGGTCACTTAAGATCATAGGGAGGATATTGGAAGATGGAAAGGATCCTGTGGTGGCTGGAGTGGTGCAGAAACCAAGCACTTCGTACCCAAAGTTTTCatcttttttcaagaaaattaccATATACTTGGATCAGAGCCTCTATCCAGGTAACCATGTAATTCTATGGGAGAGTGCCCGTTCGCCTGTTCTTAATGAGGGATTTGAGGTGAAGAAAAAAGGGGATAAGGAATTTACCGCAATAATAAGACTGGAAATGAACTACGTGCCTGAGAAGTTTAAACTTTCCCCTGCTCTGAGTGAAGTTCTTGGAATTGAGGTAGAGACTCGCCCAAGAATTGTTGCTGCAATTTGGCACTATGTGAAGGTTAGGAAGTTACAGAACCCAAATGatccttccttctttttttgtgATCCACCTCTTCAGAAAGTGTTTGGGGAAGAGAAGATTAAATTTGCCACGGTTACACAGAAGATATCACAGCATTTGACGCCCCCACCACCCATACATTTGGAGCATAAAATCAAGCTTTCAGGAAATTGTCCTGCTGGAACTACTTGCTATGATGTACTGGTTGATGTGCCTTTTCAATTAGAGAAGGAAATGAATGCATTCTTGGAAAATACCGAACGCCACAAAGAGATTGATGCCTGTGACGAATTGATTTGTGCTTCTATAAAGAAGATCCACGAGAGTCGTCGGAGGCGGGCTTTCTTTCTTGGATTTAGTCTTTCTCCGGCCGAATTTATTAACGCTTTAATTGCTTCTCAGAGCAAGGATTTAAAGCTTGCTGCTGGAGATGCTAGCCGTAATGCTGAAAAAGAGCGCCATTCTGATTTCTATAATCAACCATG GGTTGAAGATGCTGTCATTCGTTACCTGAACCGCAAGTCTGCTGGAACGGATGCTGCTGGAACACTTAAGTGA